CCAGGGAACGGCTGGACAGCGCGGGAGCCCCGGACTACCGGGCCGTGGAGGAGTGGGAGCGCCAGATGGCAGCGCCCGAGGAGGTGGAAGCGTTCCAGCGAGAGCTCATGGAGGGTGGCGCCGAATGAGGAGCGGGCTGCTCGCCCTGGTGATCCTCCTGGCCACGGTGTGGAGCGGCGGGGCCGCCGCGGGGCCCGCCGACTGCCGGCAGAGGGCCTGCGCCCAGATCGTGGACGCCCCGACCGCAGAGGACGTGGCCGTGGAGGTTCGGGTCGGGCGTGAGGTGGTGGGCCGGATCCTGAGACGATATCCCCTCGTGGAGGACCCCGGGCTCCAACGGTACGTGGACTTGGTGGGTCAGAGCCTGGCGCTGGCAGCCCCCCGGGGGGACCTGGTGTTTCGGTTCGCGGTGATCGACGCGCGGGGGGTGAACGCCTACTCGACCCCGGGGGGGTACGTCATGGTGACCCGGGAGGCCCTCTGGGTGATGCGCGACGAAGCAGAGCTCGCGGGGGTCCTTGCACACGAGATCGGGCACGTGGTGGCCGGGCACGTCGTAAAGGACCTGAGGCTCGCCGGAAGGTCCCAGGGCCTGTGGACGAGCCTCCTGCGGCTGGTGGGAGGCGGGGCGAGCGCAGGAGAGGTGGGGCTGCGTGAGGCCACCGACACCGTGATGGAACGGCTCTTCAACCGGGGATACCGGGTAGAGGAGGAGTTGGAGGCCGATCGTTTCGCGGTGACCTTGGCGTTGGCCGCGGGGTACGAGGCGGAGGGGCTGGGGCGTTTCCTGGAACGGGTGGCGGAAACCCGGGGAGCCAAGTCCCCGACCCATCCCCCCACCGCCGAACGCCTCGCGTGGCTGAGGGGCCTGATTGAGGAGAGTGGGTGTGGTGGACACGGTCACCGCGGCAGCGGCAGGTTTGCGAGAAATGTACACGCTTCTCCGTAGGGTGCTCGGGTGCCTCGCGGCGCTCTTGGTCACAGCGCCCCTGGCCTGGGCCGATGCGAATCACTACGTGAATGTGTTGGTCGGAGAGCGGGCCGCGGGCATGGCCGGGGCATACACCGCGGTGTCGGACGACGCGTCCGGCATGTTCTATAACCCTGCCGGGATCTCTTTCGCCCGGGAAACGTCGCTGTCCGCCAGCATGAACGCCTATCGCCTGGTCCGGGACGAGTACGACGGCCGGGTGCTGGGGGGGCAGGGGTGGGAGCGGACCTCCTCCTCCCTGTTACCGAACTACTTCGGGCTGACCCACCCCCTGGGCCACGGGGTGCTGGGATTCTCCTACGCGGTTCCGGACTCGGTGAGCACGGACCAGGACCAGGTGTTCGAGAACCTGCCGTCCTCGATTCCCGGAGTGACGGTGGATCGGCACCGGATCAACTTCAACGAGCAGGATACCCTGTACCTATTCGGCCCCTCGTACGGCCTGGCGCTGGGCCCACAGGTATCGGTGGGCCTCACGCTCTATGCCCACCGACGAACCACGGAGTTCATCCTAAGCCAGATGGTGGAGCTGAGCGATGGGCGGTTCCAGCTGAGCAGCCGGTACCTGGACGTGGACGAGTGGGGGGTGAGGCCCCTGGTGGGGATCATGGTGTCGCCCACGGACCGGGTGGCGCTGGGCTTCACCGTGGCGCGCACCTGGGTCCTTCACTCCGACGCCAGGTCGCAGGTGACCCTGAAGCCCCACGACACGAATGAGGTGTTCGAGGAGGTGCTGGACGCGGGCGACCACCGACGCTACCCGTACGAGGTACGGTTCGGCGTGGCGGTGTTCCCCAACCAAAACTGGCTGGTCTCGGCGGACGCCGTGTACGACTCGGCGACCCGGGATCCGGCGTTCGGAGATCGGCGGGTGACCTGGAACGGGGCGGTCGGCGTTGAGTACTACTGGAGTCCGGCCTGGGCGGTTCGGGCCGGAGTGTTCTCGGACCGGGCCAATACCCCGGACGTACGGGACGGCGGAACGGACCAGATGGAGCACGTGGACCGGTACGGTGCGTCCCTGAGCCTGACCCGATTCCGCCGGGGAGCGTCTCTCACGTTCGGGGTGATCTATGCCAGGGGAAAAGGGGAGGCGCAGTTGGTGGGCGGCTCCACGGACATCCAAGACGTGACCGAGACGTCGATCACCGCCTTTCTGGCGGCATCGTACCGGAACTAGGGCGATGGTGGCGGACGAACACGCCCGGTTGCGGCGCCTGATCGAGGTGACGACGGCCCTGTCGGTCGAACGGGACCTGGAGGTGCTGCTCGATCGGATTCTGGCGTGCGCCCGGGAGCTGACGGGGGCCGACGCAGGCACGGTGTACACCCGGGAAGGGGATCGGCTTCATCCCCGGGTGATCCACAACGATACGCTGGGGCTGCGGCTGCGGGCCGCCCAGGCGGAGGATCGACTGGGGACGGTGGCGGTCGAGCCGGGGAACGTCTCCGGGTACGCGGCGCTCCACGGAAAGACGGTCCACGTGGCCGACGTGTACCGCTCGGACGAGTTCGACTTCCAAGGGCCGCGCCGGTACGACGCCCAGACCGGCTACCGCTCCCGGTCCATGCTGGTGGTGCCGTTGACCGAGCCGGGGGGAAGGGTCATCGGGGTGCTGCAGCTTCTCAACGCCCGACAAGCGGAAACCGGTCAGCCGGGGCCGTTCCGTGACGAGGACGTGGAGCTAGTGGAGGCCTTCGCGTCGGGTGCGGCGGCAGCCCTCCGCAACGCCCGGCTGGTGGAGGACCTGCGAGCAACCCTGGAGGGCCTGGTGCGGGCCCTTGGGGTGGCGATCGACGCCAAATCCCGGTACACGGGGAACCACGTACAGCGGGTGGCCGAGCTCAACGTGGGGCTGGCCCAGGCGATCCACCGGTGTGAGAAGGGACCCTTGGCAGGCGTTCGGTTCGGGGAGGAGGAGCTGGAGGAGATCCGTCTGGCGGGGTGGCTCCACGACATCGGAAAGGTCACCACCCCGGTGTACGTGATGGACAAGGCCAACCGTCTACAGGGGTTCTTCGACCGGATCGAGGTGATCCGCGAGAGGTTCCGGCGGGTGGAGGCCGTGTTGCTCGAACGGATCCGTTCGGGCGACGATCCAGCGGAGAACGCCCGTCGGCTGGACGCGATGCGGGAAGATTGGGCGTTCGTCGAGGCGGCGAATCGCCCCGGTCCCCCCATGGGGCCGGAGCAAGAGCGTAGACTGAAACGGATCGCCTCGGAGGCCTACGGGGTGCTGGGGCCGGAGGAACGAGTCCTCGCCCCCGAGGAGTTGGAGACCTTGGCGCGCAGCCGGGGAAGCCTGACCCCGGAAGAGATGGAGCAGATGCGCGAGCACGTGGTCTGGACCGCCCGGATGCTCGGGCAGATTCCTTTTCCGCCCCACCTCTCCCGGGTGCCGGAGATCGCCTCGGCCCACCACGAGCGATTGGACGGAACCGGATACCCGGAGGGGCGAACGGCGGAAGACCTGCCCATGGCCGCCCGGATCCTGGCGGCGGTGGACGTGTTCGAGGCGCTGACCGCGGCCGACCGGCCGTACAAACCCCCCCTTCCCCCGGAGCGAGTCGTCCGCATCCTCCGGCAGGACGCAGCTCAAAGGAAGCTCGACCCCGACGTGGTCGAGGTGCTGCTGGAGTGGCAGGGGCTGGCGGAGGAGGGTTAGCGCTCTACCAGGAGCTGGGTGGTGTCGGCCAGGCGACGTGCCAGCTCCCGGGCCATCCGCAGGGCCAGTTGGGGGGTGGTGCCGAAGAAATCCTCCAGCCTTTCCGGGGGAACCACCAGGACCCGGACCTCGGAAAGGGCTGTGACCGTGGCGCTCCTCGGTTCGCCCAAAAGCGAGGACATCTCCCCGAAGTACGCGCCCGGCTCCGAGATCTCGGCCACTTCCCAGCCGGCACGGGTCACGCGGACAGCACCGGAGAGCAGCACGTAGAGATCGCGGGAGGCGTCTCCTTCCTCGAACAGAACGGTTCCCGGCTCGAACGCCCGTTCATGGACCTTAGCCTCTTGTTCCATTCTCCACCTCCTGAAAAAGGAGGGACATGTCCGCCGCCGGCGCGGAGTGGGTGAGGGCGCCGGCCGAGATCAGGTCCACCCCGGTCTGGGCGATGGCCCGGAGCCGGTCCCGGGTCACCCCGCCCGAGGCCTCCAGCACGGCCCTTCCAGCTGCCCGCTCCACGGCCCGGCTCAGGGTGTCCAGGTCCATGTTGTCCAGGAGCACGGCGTCGGCTCCGGCGCCCAACGCCTGGTCCAGCTCGGCCAGGGTGGTGACCTCCACCTCCACCTTCAGGGTGTGGGGGGCGTTGCGCCGGGCCGCGGCCACGGCCGCGGCGACCCCGCCGGCCGCTCGGATGTGGTTGTCCTTGATCAGGATTCCGTCGAACAGCCCGAAGCGGTGATTGGCCGCGCCGCCCACCCGCACGGCGTACTTCTCCAGGGCCCGCAGACCCGGCGTGGTCTTTCGGGTGTCCACGAGCCGGGCCCCGGTGCCTTCGAGCTCCCGCACCCACTCGGAGGCCTGGGTGGCGATGCCGGAGAGCCTTTGCAGCAGGTTCAGGGCCGTGCGCTCGGCCGTGAGCAGCACGCGGGCGTCGCCGTGGGCCACGGCCACCACCGTGCCGGGGCCCACGCGGTCGCCGTCGGCCGCCCGCAGGGTCCAGGTCACCCCTCGGCCCACCAGCTCGAACGCTCGGACGAACCCGGGCAGCCCGGCCAGCACCAGCTCCTGCTTGGCCAGGAGCCGGGCCTCCACCCGGGTTCCGGGGGGCACCACCGCCCGGGTGGTCACATCGCCGGGGCCGATGTCCTCCTCGAGGGCGGCCCGAAGGACCCGATCGGCGGCCGCCGCCGGGAACCCGGTCATGCGGCGCTCCGCACCGTGGCCAGGTTCGCCCGGAGCTTGGAGAGCTTCTCGGACAGCTCGGCCGCCTTGGCCCGTTCCTTCTCCACCACCTCGGCCGGGGCCTTGCCGGTGAAGTTGGGGTTGGCGAGCTTCTTCTCCACGCGGGTCAGGTCCGCCTCCACCCGGCCGATCTCCTTCTCCAACCGCTTCGCCTCGGCCGCCAGGTCCACCACCCCGGCCAGGGGCACGTAGATCTCCAGCCCGGCCACCACGGCGGCCGCGGACTGGGCGGGCCTGGGGGCGTCGTCCGGGAGCGCGGCGAGCCTCTCGAGCCCGGCCAGGGCGGCCACGGTACGGCTCTCGGCCAGCACCACCTCTCGGGCCGCGGCCTCGCCCCGGATCCACGCCTCGACCTTGCGGGAAGGCGGGACGTTCATCTCACCCCGGATGTTGCGGATGGCCGACACCACGGCCTTGACCCGTTCCATCCGCTCTCGGGCCGCCGCGTCCTCCGGCAGGTCGTCGGGCCGGGGGAACGGCGCCACCACCACGCTGCGGGGCCGCTCGCCCAGGAACGCCGGCCACGGCAGCCGCTGCCACAGCTCCTCGGTGAGGAACGGCATGAACGGATGCAGGAGCCGCAGCACCGCGTCAAAGGCCCGGACCAGGGTCTGCTGGGTGGCGAGCCGGGCCCTGGGGGCGTCGTCGGCGTACAGGGGGCCCTTGGCCATCTCGATATACCAGTCGCACAGCTCGTGCCACAGGAACTGGTACACGCTGCCGGCGGCCTTGTCGAACTCGTAGGCGTCCAGGTGCCCGCGCACCTCGGCCACGGCCTCCCGCAGGCGGGTCAGGATCCACCGGTCCTGGGGGGGGCGATCGGCGAACGGCACCTCGGGGGCGGCCGGATCGAAGTCCCCCAGGTTCATCAGGGTGAACCGCACCGCGTTCCACACCTTGTTGGCGAACCGCTGGTACCCCTCGATCCGGTCCACGGACAGCCGGATGTCCCGACCCTGGGCCGCGAACGCCACCAGCGTGAACCGGAACGGGTCGGCCCCGAACCGGTCGATCACCTCGAGGGGATCGATCACGTTGCCCCGGGACTTGGACATCTTCTGGCCCTTCTCGTCCCGGACCAGGGCGTGGATGTACACGTCCCGGAACGGCACCTCGTCCCGGAACCACAGCCCCATCATCATCATCCGGGCCACCCAGAAAAAGAGGATGTCGAACCCGGTCACGAGCACGCTGGTGGGGTAGAACTTCTTGAGCTCCGGGGTCTCCTCGGGCCAGCCCAGGGTGGAGAACGGCCACAGGGCCGAGGAGAACCAGGTGTCCAGCACGTCCTCCTCCTGGACCAGGTCGGCGGACCCGCAGGCGGGGCACCGGTCCGGGTCGGTGCGCGCCACCGTGAGCTCGCCGCAGCCCCGGCAGGTGAACGCGGGGATACGGTGGCCCCACCAGATCTGTCGCGAGATGCACCAGTCCCGGATGTTCTCCATCCAGTGGAAGTAGGTCTTCTCCCACTGGGGCGGCACGATGCGGGTGCGGCCCTGGCGCACCGCGTCGATGGCCTTCTGGGCCAGGGGCTGGATCTTCACGAACCACTGGCGCGAGACCAGGGGCTCGATCACGGTGCGGCACCGGTAGCAGTGGCCCACGGCGTGGCGGTGCTCGTCCACCTTGACCAGGAACCCCTGGGCCTCCAGATCCTGCACCAGGCGCTTGCGGCACTCGTACCGGTCCAGGCCGGCGTAGCCCCCCGCCTGGGCGGTCATGGTGCCGTCCTCGCCGATCACCTGCACCCGGTCGAGCCCGTGGCGCTCGCCCATGGCGAAGTCGTTGGGGTCGTGGGCCGGGGTCACCTTCACGGCGCCCGTGCCGAACTCGGGGTCCACCGCCGGGTCCGCGATGACCGGGATCTCCCGCCCCACCAGGGGCAGGATCAGGGTCTCCCCGACCAGGTCGCGGTACCGGGGGTCGTCGGGGTGCACGGCCACGGCGGTGTCGCCCAGCATGGTCTCGGGCCGGGTCGTGGCCACCACCACCCCGGACGAGCCGTCCCGGGCCGGGTACCGGATGTGCCACAGACGGCCGGCCTCGTCCTCGTGCTCCACCTCCAGGTCGGACAGGGCGGTGTGGCACCGAGGGCACCAGTTGATGATGTAGTCCCCCCGGTAGATCAGGCCCTGCTCGTACAGCCGGCAGAACACCTCCCGGACGGCCCGGGAGAGGCCTTCGTCCATGGTGAACCGTTCCCGGTCCCAGTCGCACGACGCCCCCAGGCGCTTCAGCTGCCGGAGGATCGTGCCGCCCGACTCCTCCCGCCACCTCCACACCCTCTGGACGAACGCCTCGCGGCCCAGGTCCTGGCGGGTCTTGCCCTCGGCCGCCAACATCCGCTCGACCACGTTCTGGGTGGCGATGCCC
This is a stretch of genomic DNA from Deferrisoma camini S3R1. It encodes these proteins:
- a CDS encoding M48 family metalloprotease — encoded protein: MRSGLLALVILLATVWSGGAAAGPADCRQRACAQIVDAPTAEDVAVEVRVGREVVGRILRRYPLVEDPGLQRYVDLVGQSLALAAPRGDLVFRFAVIDARGVNAYSTPGGYVMVTREALWVMRDEAELAGVLAHEIGHVVAGHVVKDLRLAGRSQGLWTSLLRLVGGGASAGEVGLREATDTVMERLFNRGYRVEEELEADRFAVTLALAAGYEAEGLGRFLERVAETRGAKSPTHPPTAERLAWLRGLIEESGCGGHGHRGSGRFARNVHASP
- a CDS encoding OmpP1/FadL family transporter; translation: MYTLLRRVLGCLAALLVTAPLAWADANHYVNVLVGERAAGMAGAYTAVSDDASGMFYNPAGISFARETSLSASMNAYRLVRDEYDGRVLGGQGWERTSSSLLPNYFGLTHPLGHGVLGFSYAVPDSVSTDQDQVFENLPSSIPGVTVDRHRINFNEQDTLYLFGPSYGLALGPQVSVGLTLYAHRRTTEFILSQMVELSDGRFQLSSRYLDVDEWGVRPLVGIMVSPTDRVALGFTVARTWVLHSDARSQVTLKPHDTNEVFEEVLDAGDHRRYPYEVRFGVAVFPNQNWLVSADAVYDSATRDPAFGDRRVTWNGAVGVEYYWSPAWAVRAGVFSDRANTPDVRDGGTDQMEHVDRYGASLSLTRFRRGASLTFGVIYARGKGEAQLVGGSTDIQDVTETSITAFLAASYRN
- a CDS encoding HD domain-containing phosphohydrolase: MVADEHARLRRLIEVTTALSVERDLEVLLDRILACARELTGADAGTVYTREGDRLHPRVIHNDTLGLRLRAAQAEDRLGTVAVEPGNVSGYAALHGKTVHVADVYRSDEFDFQGPRRYDAQTGYRSRSMLVVPLTEPGGRVIGVLQLLNARQAETGQPGPFRDEDVELVEAFASGAAAALRNARLVEDLRATLEGLVRALGVAIDAKSRYTGNHVQRVAELNVGLAQAIHRCEKGPLAGVRFGEEELEEIRLAGWLHDIGKVTTPVYVMDKANRLQGFFDRIEVIRERFRRVEAVLLERIRSGDDPAENARRLDAMREDWAFVEAANRPGPPMGPEQERRLKRIASEAYGVLGPEERVLAPEELETLARSRGSLTPEEMEQMREHVVWTARMLGQIPFPPHLSRVPEIASAHHERLDGTGYPEGRTAEDLPMAARILAAVDVFEALTAADRPYKPPLPPERVVRILRQDAAQRKLDPDVVEVLLEWQGLAEEG
- a CDS encoding Crp/Fnr family transcriptional regulator yields the protein MEQEAKVHERAFEPGTVLFEEGDASRDLYVLLSGAVRVTRAGWEVAEISEPGAYFGEMSSLLGEPRSATVTALSEVRVLVVPPERLEDFFGTTPQLALRMARELARRLADTTQLLVER
- the nadC gene encoding carboxylating nicotinate-nucleotide diphosphorylase — translated: MTGFPAAAADRVLRAALEEDIGPGDVTTRAVVPPGTRVEARLLAKQELVLAGLPGFVRAFELVGRGVTWTLRAADGDRVGPGTVVAVAHGDARVLLTAERTALNLLQRLSGIATQASEWVRELEGTGARLVDTRKTTPGLRALEKYAVRVGGAANHRFGLFDGILIKDNHIRAAGGVAAAVAAARRNAPHTLKVEVEVTTLAELDQALGAGADAVLLDNMDLDTLSRAVERAAGRAVLEASGGVTRDRLRAIAQTGVDLISAGALTHSAPAADMSLLFQEVENGTRG
- a CDS encoding valine--tRNA ligase, with the translated sequence MTDPRAELGTYDPHSFEEKWYRWWEQEKLFHADPFSSRPHFSIVIPPPNVTGSLHMGHALNNTLQDVLVRYKRMDGYEALWVPGTDHAGIATQNVVERMLAAEGKTRQDLGREAFVQRVWRWREESGGTILRQLKRLGASCDWDRERFTMDEGLSRAVREVFCRLYEQGLIYRGDYIINWCPRCHTALSDLEVEHEDEAGRLWHIRYPARDGSSGVVVATTRPETMLGDTAVAVHPDDPRYRDLVGETLILPLVGREIPVIADPAVDPEFGTGAVKVTPAHDPNDFAMGERHGLDRVQVIGEDGTMTAQAGGYAGLDRYECRKRLVQDLEAQGFLVKVDEHRHAVGHCYRCRTVIEPLVSRQWFVKIQPLAQKAIDAVRQGRTRIVPPQWEKTYFHWMENIRDWCISRQIWWGHRIPAFTCRGCGELTVARTDPDRCPACGSADLVQEEDVLDTWFSSALWPFSTLGWPEETPELKKFYPTSVLVTGFDILFFWVARMMMMGLWFRDEVPFRDVYIHALVRDEKGQKMSKSRGNVIDPLEVIDRFGADPFRFTLVAFAAQGRDIRLSVDRIEGYQRFANKVWNAVRFTLMNLGDFDPAAPEVPFADRPPQDRWILTRLREAVAEVRGHLDAYEFDKAAGSVYQFLWHELCDWYIEMAKGPLYADDAPRARLATQQTLVRAFDAVLRLLHPFMPFLTEELWQRLPWPAFLGERPRSVVVAPFPRPDDLPEDAAARERMERVKAVVSAIRNIRGEMNVPPSRKVEAWIRGEAAAREVVLAESRTVAALAGLERLAALPDDAPRPAQSAAAVVAGLEIYVPLAGVVDLAAEAKRLEKEIGRVEADLTRVEKKLANPNFTGKAPAEVVEKERAKAAELSEKLSKLRANLATVRSAA